The Anopheles merus strain MAF chromosome 2L, AmerM5.1, whole genome shotgun sequence genome has a segment encoding these proteins:
- the LOC121593884 gene encoding RNA-binding protein 45, giving the protein MAERRSGGTSRNNFTEEKSSADTPPMSRLFIICSKSVTEENLREHFDKFGDIEEIWIVKDRATGEGKGVAYIKYAKTSDAARALEEMNGKCVGDNTRPIKVLVAANRQQGSRKQTENEEEKYLRLFVIIPKDMTEEALREEFGKYGTVDLVTIIRDKVTKEGKGFAYVKFGRFLHAAQAFEGCDPKYKAVFAEPKPPRNASVSSNENFGGFVGGGGGGGGGGGGGGGGGGGGGGTGGGGGSGGGAGAGVFGGAVNSANGFADDRRVGPGGGGVGSVSGAGAMMGFAAMGGNDRRSGAGGAVDRRGGGNDFGAFSGYGGAGGNSAMVPNGNETMLTVLCSPVLNQDQLWRLFDIIPGLDYCQINNDFNNRNVTATVVYNNSQSAMYARDKIHGLEYPPGERLIIRLGHETVGTMGVGGVVGGVGGVGVGVGGVGVGVGGGGAVEPFNGNDREAAFCSVPLPPPQPLANANAEVAQRCFIVCIPKALPTSVLKQTFCRFGDLIDVYLLPNKNCGYAKYASEESAKKAIKQLHGADILNVRLKVLEAEEPSNDRRKRMRHDERMENE; this is encoded by the exons ATGGCTGAGCGACGGTCGGGCGGCACGAGCCGCAACAATTTTACCGAGGAGAAAAGCTCCGCCGACACGCCGCCAATGTCGCGGTTGTTTATCATCTGCAGCAAGAGCGTCACCGAGGAAAATCTGCGCGAACACTTCGACAAGTTTGGCGACATCGAGGAAATATGGATCGTCAAGGACCGGGCGACGGGCGAAGGCAAAG GTGTCGCCTACATCAAGTACGCGAAAACGTCCGACGCGGCCAGAGCGCTCGAGGAGATGAACGGCAAGTGCGTCGGGGACAATACGCGCCCGATCAAGGTGCTGGTGGCGGCCAACCGGCAGCAGGGCTCGCGCAAGCAGACGGAGAACGAGGAGGAGAAGTATCTGCGGCTGTTCGTCATCATCCCGAAGGACATGACGGAGGAGGCGCTCCGGGAGGAGTTCGGCAAGTACGGCACGGTCGATCTGGTCACCATCATCCGCGACAAGGTGACGAAGGAGGGCAAGGGCTTTGCGTACGTCAAGTTTGGCCGGTTCCTGCACGCGGCCCAAGCGTTCGAGGGCTGCGATCCGAAGTATAAGGCCGTGTTTGCCGAGCCGAAGCCGCCCCGCAACGCGTCCGTCTCGTCGAACGAGAACTTTGGCGGCTTTGTCGggggtggcggcggtggtggcggaggaggtggtggtggcggtggaggtggtggtggaggtggtggaaccggtggtggtggcggtagtGGAGGAGGCGCCGGAGCCGGTGTTTTTGGGGGTGCGGTAAACAGTGCGAACGGGTTCGCCGACGACCGGCGGGTGGGaccgggcggtggtggtgtcggCAGTGTGAGTGGGGCCGGCGCGATGATGGGCTTTGCTGCGATGGGCGGCAACGATAGGCGGTCGGGGGCGGGCGGTGCCGTGGACCGGCGCGGAGGTGGCAACGATTTTGGCGCCTTCAGCGGGTACGGTGGGGCGGGCGGCAACAGTGCGATGGTGCCGAACGGGAACGAAACGATGCTGACCGTGCTGTGCAGCCCGGTACTGAACCAGGACCAGCTGTGGCGCCTGTTCGACATCATTCCCGGGTTGGACTACTGCCAGATCAATAATGATTTCA ACAATCGCAACGTGACGGCAACGGTCGTGTACAACAACAGCCAGTCGGCCATGTACGCGCGGGACAAGATCCACGGGCTGGAGTATCCGCCCGGCGAGCGGTTGATCATCCGGCTCGGGCACGAAACGGTCGGCACGATGGGCGTCGGAGGCGTCGTAGGGGGCGTCGGTGGTGTTGGAGTGGGTGTCGGAGGCGTGGGCGTCGGAgtcggcggtggcggtgcggTCGAACCATTCAACGGAAACG ATCGTGAGGCGGCGTTTTGCAGtgtgccgctgccgccgccccAACCGCTGGCCAACGCGAACGCCGAGGTTGCCCAGCGCTGCTTCATCGTGTGCATTCCGAAGGCACTGCCGACGAGCGTGCTGAAGCAGACGTTCTGCCGGTTCGGCGACCTGATCGACGTTTACCTGTTGCCGAACAAGAACTGCGGGTACGCCAAGTACGCCTCCGAGGAGTCGGCCAAGAAAGCGATCAAGCAGCTGCACGGTGCGGACATTCTGAATGTACGGCTCAAG GTGCTGGAAGCGGAGGAACCGAGCAACGATCGAAGGAAAAGAATGCGCCACGATGAGCGCATGGAGAATGAGTAA